gcattatgaaattgagaaacaaaacaaaatataaagaaacgACGACAAAAACACttggtaaaatataaaaatatttttatattgcttcttcgattagacaacaaacaaattgccttcGAGATTTTTTCAAGCACAATGatatgtcaaacaaaaggttaataaaaacaaagaagaaaattttaccaagaaaaacaaagctagtaaaaattattttgtttgatgaaaaatatgtcatcatttctttacttatatagaggggtgtatttacaatcatgttttttttaatataataagattataattatcttgtgcatcgttttaccaagcttgaaatttgtgatttctgatcgttaaaattgacaagTGTCATGATCTGATGATTTattaacttggatatttaatcgttaaaattgatacatgtcacgatctggtgagtttttaactttgatctctgatcatTAAAACtaacacatgtcacgatctggtgagttacgaACTTTGAGAAtcgaactttatataataagatattgtgtataaaaaaaatatgttttagcgaattaaataatttttattgtttcctaagatttctgcaTCAATAAATCgaatatgttaaataattttgaaaatattatattatgattttgtaAACCAACATAAGTTTTTCATTTCGTACTATGCCACATCAAAGATGGTTGAAGTTCTAtcaaaattgtttaaataagtAGATAGAGATTTGCATGTATGAGTATTTTTAAATCTGAACTGATTATAAATTGGGTTCTTGTATTTGATTTAAAGTTTGGCAAATATTAAgtgtttatatatttgttttgtaaatttatgtCAAGGCAGATAAAAATAAAGGGTCGGATTGTAACATCACCTAAATAAggtggttaattttttttatcagttgTAGAAAAAACAGTTAAAGAGAAGACgatcataaaaaatgaaaaaggcaGTTGAGTTAAAAACAAACAGTTAGATAATATTAATGATTGATAATATACGCTTAagtagtaaaatattttaaaatttttatttttagttttttaaaaaattttaaagaaaataatagaaataaacaaatatttttttagagaaaagaaaaaggtttaacCTTCTAATTACTTCTTTGAATCTCTATTCCAACCACTTATTTCATCTATTCAGCTGTTCAGTAACTAAACGATTCAACATTAATTTGTGCTGaccaataaaaactaaaataaaaatagaataattgaTTATTTGCCTAAAATAAAGGACTAATCGAGGAAAAACGAGCTATTTCCCCCCCCCCCAATAACTATCATATCTCGTTGGATCGAGCCCGGACTTTGCACACGAGCTATGTATCCCTGTCCACTATGACCGACTCCTATTTCCCCCAAACTCGAAAGTTTAACACTTATATCACCCTGAATTAAAAGTTCGAGATGTACTTACACCTAATCATGGGTTTGTCATGATTTACTATTTCCTTAACCATCTAACGAAAAGcataaaccaaattaaaccatattACCTAATTTGACCCGAATTTATGCATTTAACCAATTTGACCCGATTGTTTTCGATTTAACTTCCATTTGACCCGACTAAACATTCCTTCAAACCCAAAATCCCCAAACATCGAAAGAACCCTAAATtgaaaaaaaccccaaatttcGAAGAACCCTAAAAAGGTGAGTGTGAGTTCGAGTTCCtttggagaagagagagttgatGGCGTTGATCGAGAGAGATCCCGACGGCCCGACGCCTGATTTtgacgaagaaggagaagagagagaccaAATTCACATCAAACAGTTGGTCTCGACTTTTGTCGACGAACCTCCAATCCACCACGATGTGTACCGAGAGAGTGAAGACGACGATGAAGACGGTCCAGTAAGAGCTCGTACGAATATGAGGCATGGTAATGGAGAGTTGTTCTATAAGCAGGCGTTTTTCAACGGAGTTGCTTTCAATGAGGCGGTTCTCGATTATGTACTCAAAACTGGGAGAAATCTGAAGCAGTACATGTATGATAAAGCTAAAATAGGGTATGAATGTGTTGGTGTTAATGATGAGGATGGATCTAAATGTGAGTGGAGGGTTTATGCGTTGATTCTGTCTAATGATAAGATTCTGTCTAATGATAAGATTGAACCCGAGTTCTTCATGCCAAGGAAGATTGAAGAAATTGCTAAGGCAGATTGGAAGATTAGTATCACTAGACTTCAATGTCAAGCTGCTAGGAAGACAGCACTGAAGTGGATTGAGAGGGAGTATGATGAGCAGTtccatagattaagagattatgcaGCTGAGATTATGGAATCTAACCCCAATTCACATGTTGAGGTAGAATGTATTATGAATGATGATGGAAAGACATGTTCAACATgttctatgtttgttttgacaACATTAGAAGAACATGGATGGCGACTTGTAAGCCGATCATAGGAATTGATGGTTGCTTTTTGAAGAATAAGGTTAAGGGTCAACTATTGGTAGCCTTAGGCAGGGATGCAAACAATGGTATATATCCAATAGCATGGGGGGTTGTGAAAGTTGAGAACACTGACAATTGGGTATGGTTAGCAAAGTTGTTGAAGGAAGACCTTGGTTTAAATGATGGTGATGGATTCATCATGATGTCCGATAGGCAAAAGGCaagtttatttgttgttttacttcacttctttaatttgttttggcttcacttatttaatttgtgtcTTGTTGTTATGTATCAGGGATAAATCAAGGCTTTTTCTCTGGAGTTACCAAAGATAGAGCATCAGATGTGTGTTCAACACATCTACGGTAACTTGAAAAAGGCGCATGGAAATAAAGCTCGACTGAAGCCAATACTATGGGATTTTGCATGGTCTTACAATTAGTCAGAGTATAGGTGACATTTGGAGAGGATATTTGCTTATGATTCACGCGTTTACAGTGATGTAATGAGGATAAATCCGAAGAGTTGGTGTAGGGCATTCAACAAGGTTGGTAATTACAGCGAAGATGTCGACAATAACTCGACAGAGTCTTTTAACAGCTCCATCAACAAGGCAAGAGAGAAGCCTTTTGTTGCAATGTTAGAGACAATACGACGACTGGCCATGGTGTGAATTCCAAAGAGATCTGCCATATCTAATTCTCACACAGGTAAAGTTCATCTTATCCCCTTATCCTTATGTATTATTGTTGTGTTTATAGAGTCTCATGTTTTCCACAACTGTTGCAGGGATCTGTACTCCCTATGTTGTTAAGTTTCTATAGGATGAGCACAAAGCAGCATGTACGGCTAAGGTATCCACCAGCCTAAATGGCACCTTTGAAGTCAAAGTATGTGGAAAGTAAGTGGAGACACTCATCGAGTCTGTCTAAAGAAGATGACTTGTATGTGTCAGAAGTGGCAAATATGTGGCATCTCATGTGAGCATGCATATGGTCTTATCATTGATAAGAAGCTAACGGCTGAAAACTTCGTGTGCCAATGGTTTCGAACATAAATATGGAGGAGAAACTATGAAGAAGGCCTAACTCCACAAAGAAGTGCAAAGTTTTGGCCTTGTATTAATGGGAATAAAGTGTATGCAGAACAACCTGAGGAAAAACAGACCAAGGCtgacaagaaaaggaagaaaggtGTCAATGAGTCACCTACTAAGAAGCAACCAAAACAGGAAAAAATAATCATGCATTGTGGCATTTGTGGGGAAGCTAACCATAACTCTAGGTTCCATAAGTCTGAATTTGCTCAGGTGTGATGTATTTTTTTGATGGTTTCAGTTTctaacttttcttttggttacttACTAACTCTCATGCCATGTTTTTTTCAGCCTTCTCGACAGCCTAGTCAACTTGAACCAAATCAAGGTTCACTCACTCAAGCTTGATCAAGTAGCTACTTATAACTAGGGTGCTAATTTTGTGGTTGcctagattttatttttgaccaCATGAACTATTTTCTTCCCCTAGGTCGGTTAGAGTCTTTTGGCTCAAAAGGTGAATTTTGTGGTTGCCTATGTTATATTTTTCGACCACATAAACTCTTGTCTTTCGTAACTCTTTTGTATAATCTATTTTGCTTTGAATGATAATCGTTTATGACATTAAATTTCATCTATTTCCTCTACTCCCTTCGTTTATAACAGAACAAAGAAGTTCATGTTTGACACAAAAGGTTTCAAGTACACATTGTAttaaatcacaaacaaacaaacatgaccATACACCATCTTCAACCAACTACTTTGCTTAGTGCAATCATGACCACACAGACTATCAATATAACACTCATCATCTTTTTATTCCATGATTTGGCTTCATCTAAACCATCATCAACCTTTTCCAAgaccttctccatcttctcataaACCACATTATCAATCACCAACCTCTCTGTCCTAAGCTTTTTCAGTTGTTGCTCATGTGCAGCATTCTTCGTAGTCAATGCATCTACTTCATTCAGCAAAACTTCATCGACCCACTTGAACACATGTTCATCATTCCGAAGCTGCCAATATCCTAATTATTAGAACCaaccaaaatcataaacaagaagataaaagcATAAATTTTACCTTATTTGTTGCAGCAAAACTACAACGGTAGTATCTGCGGCAAGAATTCGGATCAGATTTTGAGATCAAAGCTACAACAGCTTCTCCGCACCAACATCTCTTAGGCACACCAAACACTCTTCCTCTGGCACGAGAACTGGATGATTCAGTCGACTTTGTTGATAATTTGCTCATTCTGAAGCTCGAATTCGGTAATGGGaatccaaaaaataagaaagaagaaaaaaaatgctaaatCGTTTGTAGGGTTCgtgatttttgaaactttgGGATTTGTGGGTTCGTGGGTCATAACTGGGTAAGGAATCGGgtctttattggtttaatttcgGATTTATATGATTTGGTCTACGGTTCCCAAGCTAAACTAACCCAATTTTAATTCAAGGTAATGTAAGTGTTAAACTTTCGATCTGGGAGAAAATAAGAGTCAGTCATAGTGGATAGAGATATATGGCTCTTGTTTAAAGTTCAAGACTCGATTCAACGAGATATAATAGTTACCGGAAGAAATGGCTCGTTTCTCTGGATAATCGAtggaaacaaatattaaattatattattctcAATCTTACCatagaaatatattaaataagtataagTTTAGTAGAATCACAAACGTGTCCTTGGACCTATCAATGTTAATTACCAAGCAGGCACTCATGAATTTTTAGCCTTTTGGGGACAAAATCATAAGTAGATAAGATATAACACGTGGAGTCGTGGACGATCAGTTCCATGTGGTGTGATTCACACATGATCGCTCCTATCTGCCAACAACTAAATaaactttgttttatataaacatGTGAACCAGTAAGTACTAAGAactaacaaattaaaacatgtaaacCAACTATAAATAATATCTCACTGCTTCTgcttataattaaaattcaaaactagTATCTTTTGGGTATTACATGAATTTATAGTTTAactggaaaaacaaaatgaaaactcCTCTCAATAGTGATGCTAAATCAAATTACTGAATTTTGGTATATCAATAGATTGTAGCATAATGTTGGTGATCCATTTATAATGGGTTTTAgcatattattaatcaatataCACTAACGTACAAATAGAAATAATGCTGGTCAAAAATTCAGAAGCAAgttattttatatgtttctatCAAGAGGCATATTTTCAGTGGAAGTCTTTTACACTAGATCTTAGATATGCCTCTTGAATTTATTGCTTATGGGAAATTTTCATCTATATACTCTTTTGAGTTGAATATGAtcataataagattttaatcaaatatatctCTCGTGATAATATAATTGAcgacaaatcatatatatggtGTAGATTTCACATACAAGAGTTACACAAAAACAATAATGAAAAATTAGTTGACAACAGATATCAACTAAAGGCAAATATATCGAAAGGCAATGATTtgattaacatatttttatgtttccattgaaaaaacttttatattcaTACAAACTTGACCTAATAATTCTCTGCAAAATTTGAGATTGTTCAAACGTTTGCTGTCCATAACTCCATGTGCAATTTaatgaaccaaaacaaatatatatgttcatctatagtaaaattatttaactcCACAGCTCTtagcaataagaaaaaaaaaagaacaaaacaaaataatcttattataacACTACGGATATTGTtgtattttcccttttttttttttgagtaaacgACAACTGGGGGCAAAACCAACtggacatttttaaaaatttgttttataagttttttaacacaataaaaataaaataaaatggaagAACAACTggaataaaaattattattcgTGTTTGATAATGTGATGTTCTCTTCCTTGAAGATCTTTGCGCGTCACTGAtgtttcttctctccttcttcaatcATTCATCCTTAAATCTattttttctatctttcaaATATTAATCTTCAGATGTTTTTTTGACtcatagagatttttttttttctatcaaattactctgtttttgagaTCTCTGTTTCAACAGGCTTGGGAGAATCATGTCTTTGAGATCAGAATCTTCCAAGGCAGAAAAGTTAACAGAGGATCCAGTTACGTACAAGACGGCACAGAGCAGCGTGACGTGCATCTACCAAGCACACATGGTTGGATTCTGGAGAAACGTTAGGGTTCTATGGTCTAAAAATCTTATGAACCATTCCTTAACCGTGATGGTCACTAGCGTACAAGGGGATATGAATTACTGTTGCAAGGTTGATCTTAAGCCATGGCACTTTTGGAACAAGAAAGGATACAAATCGTTTGAGGTTGAAGGAAACCAAGTAGATGTGTATTGGGATTTTAGGTCTGCTAAATTCAACGGCGGGCCTGAGCCGAGCTCAGATTTTTACGTGGCTCTTGTATCGGACGAGGAGGTTGTTTTATTGTTGGGTGATCACAANNNNNNNNNNNNNNNNNNNNNNNNNNNNNNNNNNNNNNNNNNNNNNNNNNNNNNNNNNNNNAACAGGCTTGGAAGAATCATGTCTTTGAGATCAGAATCTTCCAAGGCAGAAAAGTTAACAGAGGATCCAGTTACGTACAAGACGGCACAGAGCAGCGTGACGTGCATCTACCAAGCACACATGGTTGGATTCTGGAGAAACGTTAGGGTTCTATGGTCTAAAAATCTTATGAACCATTCCTTAACCGTGATGGTCACTAGCGTACAAGGGGATATGAATTACTGTTGCAAGGTTGATCTTAAGCCATGGCACTTTTGGAACAAGAAAGGATACAAATCGTTTGAGGTTGAAGGAAACCAAGTAGATGTGTATTGGGATTTTAGGTCTGCTAAATTCAACGGCGGGCCTGAGCCGAGCTCGGATTTTTACGTGGCTCTTGTATCGGAGGAGGAGGTTGTTTTATTGTTGGGTGATCACAAGAAGAAAGCTTTTAAGAGAACTAAATCAAGACCTGCCTTGGTTGACGCTGCCTTGTTCTACAAGAAAGAGAATGTGTTTGGTAAGAAGAGCTTTTCGACTAGGGCGAAGTTCAATGATAGGAAGAAAGAGCATGAGATCGTAGTGGAGAGCTCGACCGGGGAGAAGGATCCTGAGATGTGGATTAGCGTAGATGGTATCATTTTGGTTCAGGTGAGAAATCTGCAGTGGAAATTTAGGGGGAATCAAACGGTTTTGGTGGATAAAGAACCTGTTCAAGTGTTTTGGGATGTGTATGATTGGTTCTTCAGCACGCCCGGTACAGGTCACGGCTTGTTCATCTTTAAACCAGAGAACGGTGAGAGTGACGCGAGCGATGGAGGAACCAAGGATagtagttcttcttcttcttcttcgtctgaGTTTTGTCTCTTCCTTTATGCTTGGAAATTGGAGTAAGTCTAAAATGTTTTCAAACCAAAGCTTGCATTCTTTTTGTTGCCTGACTGTAAGTTCACATTCAACATCAATCTTAGCGTGTGACCCACTCTTGATAATTTGACTAGTTCAAATTTACCAAGACGTGAAAAAGGGTTCGTTTTCAAAGACAGGCTGTTTCTCCCACTATTCATTAGTGCAatgtgcgtgtgtgtgtgtgtaacaCTGACCAAGACCTTTTGATTCTTAGCCAACTCAGCAGACGATCTCATGAAGATGGAATTATTGTATGATTGCTTGCTTGAATTTAGAATCCTCTGGTGTAAACACAAGTTCTTGTCAATCTCAAGATTGTTGACATGTTTTATCTGAGAAATTGCAGTCTATTACTACTTGAATGATGCCCAACACAGTACGATGTACGCTGACTCGCtgagaaattataaaataaatccgaTAAGCAAACATTACCATAAATGTAATGAAGACTTTGCCTGCTCTAGCCGCACAACATTTCAGGTACACTTATCTCTCTACATCAAAGAAAAGCTCTGTTGATCCCTCAAACATGTGACGTCTAGCTTGTATGCTTGACCCTATCTATGTGGCTTGTATGTCCTTCTATCTTCTTAGTATTAGTTTATGTTGTCGTACTTTATGTTTGTATCCTTATTGTCATGTTGGGATGATGTGGTTTGCTAGGAACCTATTCATATTTGCTTTGATATCTTCCCATGTAAGTGTGTTGACGGTTGTAAAGACTCATCCTAGAGGTGAGCTCTTGTCACTAGCTTAATGAAATGGGgtttgtttggaaaaaaaaacatgtgaccTCTAGCTGGAGAGGAACAAAACAGGCAAGGCCCAAACAACCAACTGCCAAATATATCAGTGTCTATAGGGAACGGTATTGTTGGTTAGGAATGGGACCAACTACTAATGTCCAATAAAGTCACATGGGTACACTCATAACCTAACATTTAGATGGGTTCCAAGTTTTCTTGGTTAAGAGCCTAGTATGAAATAGGTTAGTATCTATTCAAAACCACAATTAGGATATGAGAAAATTACAA
The sequence above is a segment of the Camelina sativa cultivar DH55 chromosome 10, Cs, whole genome shotgun sequence genome. Coding sequences within it:
- the LOC104719196 gene encoding uncharacterized protein LOC104719196 isoform X2 yields the protein MSLRSESSKAEKLTEDPVTYKTAQSSVTCIYQAHMVGFWRNVRVLWSKNLMNHSLTVMVTSVQGDMNYCCKVDLKPWHFWNKKGYKSFEVEGNQVDVYWDFRSAKFNGGPEPSSDFYVALVSEEEVVLLLGDHKKKAFKRTKSRPALVDAALFYKKENVFGKKSFSTRAKFNDRKKEHEIVVESSTGEKDPEMWISVDGIILVQVRNLQWKFRGNQTVLVDKEPVQVFWDVYDWFFSTPGTGHGLFIFKPENGESDASDGGTKDSSSSSSSSSEFCLFLYAWKLE
- the LOC104719196 gene encoding uncharacterized protein LOC104719196 isoform X1, which translates into the protein MSLRSESSKAEKLTEDPVTYKTAQSSVTCIYQAHMVGFWRNVRVLWSKNLMNHSLTVMVTSVQGDMNYCCKVDLKPWHFWNKKGYKSFEVEGNQVDVYWDFRSAKFNGGPEPSSDFYVALVSEEEVVLLLGDHKKKAFKRTKSRPALVDAALFYKKENVFGKKSFSTRAKFNDRKKEHEIVVESSTGEKDPEMWISVDGIILVQVRNLQWKFRGNQTVLVDKEPVQVFWDVYDWFFSTPGTGHGLFIFKPENGESDASDGGTKDSSSSSSSSSEFCLFLYAWKLE
- the LOC104720450 gene encoding uncharacterized protein At4g04775-like, translating into MSKLSTKSTESSSSRARGRVFGVPKRCWCGEAVVALISKSDPNSCRRYYRCSFAATNKLRNDEHVFKWVDEVLLNEVDALTTKNAAHEQQLKKLRTERLVIDNVVYEKMEKVLEKVDDGLDEAKSWNKKMMSVILIVCVVMIALSKVVG